TGTTTACATAGTAGGTGAGCAAGTCGAGGCGTCCTTTCGCATGTAGCAAACACAgttaaacacaggaaacacatgCAAACTGATGAATCATTACATTCTGATCGCCTTTTCATCTTAGCAGACTCGATATGGTATTTCCATATATGTATGTAGCATTAAAACGTCGGAGCGCAGTGTGGGACTACTCAGTCACACTCGACACGGCTCAAACAATCGATGTCATTTACATGTGGAACAAGAGCAGACTTGAGAGGCGTCTCTCAGGAGCAGGTAGAGCCAGTTGACACCGGACACATCGGCTTTAGAGGAGGATTCAGGGTATATTTTGTATACCTCCTCAGCAAAAAATTCACGTCCTGACGATTTACTTCTTTTGTCAAGTCAGAGCTGAAAAAGCAGCTCCAGGTTTGTCACTTCTGCCTACAGCGCTGAGATATGATCGAAGTGTAGAGTAGGTCGTGGTCACGCCAGGTCTGGAGCCGCGGGAATGTCTGGCTGGCGCTATGGGGGACTCCGGGGTGGAGCAGAAGggtgtcacactcacacacacacctgacctgaCTTGACTTTCACGCGATGGACACACCTTGTTGCAGCCTCTCCTACACTGTCTGTGCAGGTCGATTTAAATCTGGCAAGTTCAAGACCACTTATGTAGATCTATGTTTCACCTGGAGTCATTTAAAACTGGGTGTTCGCTCTCTGGCTGCTCGTTTTACCTCCGATGACCGGCAGGCTCGTGTTCTCCGATCGTGACACCACCGTGGGCAGCTGGGCGGTGGGGAGGACCAGCATGTCCAGGAAGCTGCTGTGGGGGGCCGCCACCAGCATCGGCGCCTCCTTCAGCCCCGCCCtgcgacctttgaccttcacCCAGTGGAAGCCTACGGAGAAGAAGACGGCTCGGCTCATCAGCCGGACGACCGGGTGGATGAGCCAGCGCCGCCAGCCCGTCACCGGCCGGGAGCGCTCCTCCGCCGACAGGCCGGCCAGCCGCAGCCGGGCCACGGGCCACATGATGAGGAAGCAGAGGACCGCCATGGAGACTCGCAtcgggaagaggaagaggccgAGGAGGATGCCCTGTGAGGAGAAATGTTCCGTTTATACTTCTACAAGTTTTTAACAGAACTTCAAGATGATTTTCTTCTTGATTGGATTATTTAGCTCCATGGTTTAAGCAGGAACATAAATACACAAGTTCGACCAGATTGCACTTTTTAAGGgtatatattttttgtctggCAAAAGAATCAAAGAGAATATTTATTCTGTCATTTGTTTCAAACTCATTTTTAAAGTGAACTGCAATCTCTTGATTAAAGCTCAAACCACAGTTtcggaagaaaaaaagagccttAAACAATTTTTAATGAGACAAGATGAAAGAGTAAACCACAGTTTACACATTCAAGTAGATTATGAGGGCTGggaacatttttgttttgctgatttgatgaaaaaaaaaacaactaaattgtCAACAGATAACAGCAGTTTGACACTCAGTTCTACACATGATgtgaaaaaagaacattaaGTCCACTGATAATGGGTTTCCCACGCATCCTGAACCCACAGTGTGGGGAAAACATTGTTATTAAGATTATGGCAGTATTTCCAGCCAAGTTACCCTCCCTGTTCTGGTGACTCCAGGAGGTGTTACGAAACTCTGTGGCATGTTGCTGGGACATTTATAACATGGGAAGGAAATGTAAACCATGTTTTCATGGGGCTGTTGGTTCTAAGTGTTATGGGAAacatggaagaagaaaaaaaaaactagggaaaaacaagaaaaactaattGAAATTGgaaatattattttttcatgtactgcatttacatttaaattgtGACAGGTTGTCAAACCAATGTCGGAGAAAAcgagcaaaaaataaaaagcaatatACAGGATGAATGAGAGTCGTTCAACTTTACCTTGAGCCTCTGCTCTCTGGTCAGCTTCACCTCGTGAATGAACGGATGGGGATACTCGTGCGTGTCCGGGTCGAACTTCTCCATGGCGACGACGCAAACCCAAATGGAACGTCTGGTCGAAAACGTTCGAAATGAcgtcagcaacaacaaaaacaacaacaaaacaaaaataaagtgacTAAAAACCAGCCCGAGCCCGCTCTCAGTTCCTACACATGgcgagagagacacacacacacactctctcacacacccaTCGTTTCATACTTGTAGGCTCTCCTCACCTGTCCCGCCCCCTCGCGGGCTGACAGCCCGGCCCACCGGGCCGGGCCGCGCCGGGACAGACGAGTCAGACCGGTACCCGAAACCTCTTCACCCGCCGTACCTCCAGTCTGCTGCAACTATCTCAGCTTGTCACACAGAAACTGAATGTTACAACATGACTGAAGAGATTttctactgaaaaaaaaaaaaaaaatctttctgatTGAAAATGACATTATTTAGATTTTCATGAAAACGTGAATTTACACATAAACAAAATTCTAAAAATGGCTCACAAATCGAATGAGTTTTCATGTCTTATTTTCATTAATTTAGATTTTGTTAATTTAATCGTCCTCATTTCACCTGTACCTTTAATATTGTCATGCCTAGATACTTTTTACATTATgttacttttcatttttcctaTTTTGACCGTCGCAATATCTCATTTTTCTGATGTAGTAAATaagtgaaaaagtgaattttttaaaacattttttcatgaaTTAGAAATTAAAAAGTTGTTCTTATATCCCTCCTATTCTCCTCCTGTGAAAACATTGTATTCATGTATCCATGAAAGTAAAGCAAAGTAACAAAGCCTAATATTCCAATGGCATCAAAATGTTTGTTATGATAGTTGATGCAATGCTCTTATTTTTGTTATTCCTAGTTTTTGAAGAATTATTTTAGTATAAGATATCCAAAAGCATATGTGCGTTTTGAGTATTACAATCACATCCCAGGATGCATTCATCTCCAATTCTTATAAACATTTATGTGATACTTGGTTCTCCTGTAActttattgaaatgtttctaCCATGTCTACCATGAAACTGTCCAGTTTTTCCCACTTTTAACAACTCAAATGTCATCTGCATCCTATTGTGAGCACAATGTGGCTTGAGAACTGATCAAGACTGATCAGGCTGTGCCTGTTCCGCTGCATCACAAAGAAAATGACTTAATTGAACAAAATCAAGCAACAAGACTGTAAAAAGAAGGCAATTCTAAAAGAAAACctccacatttttttaatcatccaaCACATTTATTGACATATTGAAAGCAATTCAAGCAACAAATAAGGATTTATTTCATAGAGCATTTTCATAGGAAAAATCAGTATAAATTAAGCAGACCTATAAATTAAAAGGGCTTGGTAAATGTTGCTGGTTTGCATGCTGAAATCATGCAGACAAGAAAGTTACAATCTGTTAATCaacaaacaagtgaaatgtgatgaaaaaaagaggaaaatgttaCTCAATTGTGAAAAGGTTTATTAGAAATTCTAATTTCAGAAATCAAAACAATTTATAGACTCTGACCTCTAACTTCAGGAGCGGCAGATAGAGAACATCTCTTAGAAATAAGTGTACACATCTAAAAAGCAGGTCTATCTCTGAACTGGATTCCATAAAATAATCTCTGCTGCtggttgagctgctgtggtcagAAAACAGGAAGGCCGACAGAACAGTCAGAGTAGAGACAGTATGGCGAATAAACCCAGCAAATATCCtattcctctgtgtgtgtgtgtcgggggggggggcgtccaaGGTTCAGCATCCTCACAACACCATCCCTCCGCCCATGATCTCCATCCTCTGtggagaaaacaaataaaaaatgtgagATCTTCTATGGCTGCAGGATCTGctgcagaaatgtaaaaaataaaataaataaataaaaaataaataaataaaaggttgCCATTTCCAAAAGAACTTATCAGTACGTCCTCTCATCGTATATTTAATCTTCTGAAGTTTAAGGAAGAACATGAGGTCTGTAAGCCACTGcaatgggggggtgggggggggggggggggggggtggggggatttCCACTGCAAAAGGAGGCGGCGCCAGGCaattaaagaggaaaaactaATAACTTCTGTTTGGACCTGTTTTAATTCCCTACACTTATAAGGAGTGCTAAAGATAGCAATAAACGGATAGGGCTGACTAACGATTCCCATTATAGAGGAAATTATATCAAAAAAACTTTACCAAACCAATAATTATGCAGGCGTgggcaaaagaaaaacatatgaCTCAGATGACACTGAATTGGAACAAGGGTCACATTTGTCCTCAACCTCTGGAGTGATTTTAGACTATTTTAATTTAGAGAAATGGACCCTATGGATGATCTTAAACTGGATCTTAAATGTGCACAAGAAAAGACAGTGCCTGACTTACTGACCATTGCACCCCACCAATTTTGATCAATTGGAAGACCAATCTCCTCCTCCCATGCAGCCCTTGTTTCTGAACTGGAGTGATTACCCAGGTCCAGTATACGGTCATACCATACCGAGACTCCTTGGTAGCTTAAATCTCAATATATCTTCCAATAACCGACGAGGTGGTAGCGAAGGAAATGCTGGAAATGACTTCGAAATTAAATGTCTGGCCTGGAAGTactgaaacagatttttttgagGACAGATCATATCGTGATGACAAATTGGAAAAACTACTGAAAAGGCCACAACTACAAATACCCTTTTTACACCATACCAAGAAAGCAGAATCCATATTTGAGGGGGAAAACAGGTGATTATCACACAATGTACCCAGAGGAGACGCCACAAGGAACTTGAAATATTTCCTGAACTGAAGCCAAATCTTTAGTGTGTTGAGCACAACAGGATTTTCAACGTATGCTGAGACCTTGAGTGGCAGAGAACAGTATAAAAGAGAAGGCAAAGAAGAGGTACAGCAAGGTTAATTTTCTAGTTTGCACCATATTAAATGAGGGCAATCAATCCAACATTTTCTGAATGTGTGTTGCCCAacaataaaattcaaaaattcATCAAGCTGACCGAATTCTGCCCCCTACTGTGCAAAAAGCAGAAGTGCAGAATGCCTTTTCTTCTAAAATAAGCTGTGAAAGACATAAAACACCATTTCAGGAATTTTAGAGATTGTTCTACTCtgaaagtaaaacacacacatttctgttcaTACATTGTAAAGTGAATCCTACAATATGAAACACATCTAGTTCAACTTATCATGTATGGATATGTTAAGGTACGAGTGTATATGAGTATCTGTGTCTTTGACTTGTCTGAAATGAATcaacaagcaaaaacaaatatgtGGAAACTCAAAAATCATCCAAAAAACAAGTGATCTCATGAGGAATACCTGGAAACTTTGAGAGCCAGAATATTCAACATGTTACTACATGTGTGTAACTTCACCTGTGGCGGCTCTATGAaggccagccaatcagacgAATGCGTCGGTAGCAGGCCCATTGATTGACATTTGTAGATGGCTAACGCTGAGCCCAAGAGGTTTCCGATCAGGTACACCAGTCCTTGAAGCCACTGCTGACTAGAGCTCTCCAACAGCTTGAAGGCTGAGACACAAGAGGGAGCCGTGAATAAgcggaacacacacacgtgaagtGTAACACCGCTGATGTTAACACACAGTGAAAAGGCGACGTGGATACTCACTGGCAGACATGGACATCAGAGCCTGGATGGGCCTCCAGGCCATCATGCACACCATCATGATGGGGAAGATGGAGATGGTGTTTCCTGACATGTACATGATGAACAGGTTCATGGGGATCTGTTTTAAGGGTCCAAGGGCCACATCCCAGCAGCGCTGCACAACGGGaggcacacagacacagcagcgTCACGCATCTAATACACAGCTCTTTTCTGGGAGGATATAAACACCGAAACTTTGAATAGGAATGATACTGAAAAGACTTTTGGGAAAAAGATAAAGGAAATTCACCTGCATATAAACAGGGAAAAGCTCTGCTCACCTTTTCCACAAGGTTCTTGTCTGTTTCCTGAATGCTGGTGTCGGGGACCGGCTTCTCTGAGTAACCGATGGGGTAAACAACGTCTCCCTGGCCGCCCTGCCTGTCACCACGACTCCTGTTCGAAAGATACACAAACCTTTAGGTTGAGGGAATAAACTGAAGGATCTGAAGAAAACACATAGAATCAAATTGGGGATATTCTTTTTGTGATGTGGCCCCTAAAGTGCAGCTCACAGTGAAACTTCACTCATGTCTCCGCTCACCTGGTGTTACCCAGGCTCAGCTCCAGCGCCCACTTCATCCTTCTTGCCCCAGCTCCACATCTGGTAGCCAGAGCTCCTGATCCTTGCCCCCCTGGAGAAGCCATGGCAAAAAAAACTTCAGCGCTCCACCCCAGAAGCAAAAAGCACCTGTGTaggagaaaagacacaaaagatCAGTCACAGAGTGTAGCCTCATAATACAATCTATTTGTCACTGGCAGGTGCACAGGACCTCACTGCTGACAGATGTTCTATGGGACTTGAAACAGTGTACACTGCAGTGTGATACTTTACTTAATAGTTCTCACTGTCTTGTTTATTGAGACCTTCACAAAACCTTAGAATAGCAGAGAAATCcattttttctgctgctcagtaGGAACCAcaagcacattttatttatatagtactttacatattaaaacaaaacaacacaaaatgctTTAAAGCACGAAAACTAGATTAAAAGATTAATACCAATCAATGTTGAATTTTGGTCAGGAGAGATTTGTGAGCTTATTCAAGTGCATTTAAAGACCAAAATGTTAAATTAATTCTGCTGAAATATGcaaactgaaatgtgaaaaacgtGCCATTTTGTATgcacccaaaaaacaaacaaaacaaaaaacaaaacaaaaaaaaaacaaatctggcTTTATCTGTGTGTAGGAGAACGTACTGTATCATGGTGAATGGAAGTCATGTCTGTCACGCAGACgataaaaacaac
The nucleotide sequence above comes from Salarias fasciatus chromosome 3, fSalaFa1.1, whole genome shotgun sequence. Encoded proteins:
- the emc4 gene encoding ER membrane protein complex subunit 4 isoform X1 yields the protein MIQCFLLLGWSAEVFFAMASPGGQGSGALATRCGAGARRMKWALELSLGNTRSRGDRQGGQGDVVYPIGYSEKPVPDTSIQETDKNLVEKRCWDVALGPLKQIPMNLFIMYMSGNTISIFPIMMVCMMAWRPIQALMSMSATFKLLESSSQQWLQGLVYLIGNLLGSALAIYKCQSMGLLPTHSSDWLAFIEPPQRMEIMGGGMVL
- the emc4 gene encoding ER membrane protein complex subunit 4 isoform X2 gives rise to the protein MASPGGQGSGALATRCGAGARRMKWALELSLGNTRSRGDRQGGQGDVVYPIGYSEKPVPDTSIQETDKNLVEKRCWDVALGPLKQIPMNLFIMYMSGNTISIFPIMMVCMMAWRPIQALMSMSATFKLLESSSQQWLQGLVYLIGNLLGSALAIYKCQSMGLLPTHSSDWLAFIEPPQRMEIMGGGMVL